The Bacteroidota bacterium genome includes a region encoding these proteins:
- a CDS encoding LptF/LptG family permease, protein MTTIDLHIIRRFLVGILYLTLSLIIFFVVLHYVEYIDDFFDRGATMKDVFLVYYLNYLPEIVKLTSPLAVFLSSVYLTGKLSQKLQIAALQTSGVSLYRIMVPFLLVGILVSGFMFWFNGWVVPVTNQKVIEFEQRFLKGNQVQIDLHDVHRQSTPGSVITVGYYDRFSKVANKVSIQDYEESQRLILRLDADRMVWVDSTERWRLEGVTERHFGKNGWPAQREIDYLDTTLTVFPRDFARTQREVESMTVPDAREYIDSLLRSGANSTGRTQVAYFNKFAYPLANLIVVLIAVPLASVRRRGGQAIQMGIGLLVSFFYLATIKLVEPFGYEETLSPAMAAWLPHALFLILGIFLLIRAKK, encoded by the coding sequence TTGACAACCATCGATCTACATATCATCAGGCGCTTCCTTGTGGGCATTCTATACCTCACGCTGTCCCTGATAATATTCTTCGTCGTTTTGCACTACGTCGAGTACATAGATGACTTCTTTGATCGCGGTGCAACCATGAAGGACGTGTTTCTGGTTTATTACCTGAACTACCTTCCAGAGATCGTAAAGCTGACCTCCCCCCTAGCAGTATTCCTTTCGAGCGTCTACCTGACGGGAAAGCTCTCGCAAAAACTGCAAATAGCAGCCTTGCAAACCAGTGGCGTATCGCTGTACCGCATCATGGTCCCGTTCCTGTTGGTCGGTATCCTGGTTTCCGGCTTTATGTTCTGGTTTAATGGCTGGGTGGTACCGGTCACCAATCAGAAAGTAATTGAGTTTGAACAGCGTTTCCTGAAAGGCAACCAGGTGCAAATCGACCTGCATGATGTACATCGCCAAAGTACGCCCGGCAGCGTTATCACGGTTGGGTATTACGACCGATTCAGCAAAGTAGCCAACAAGGTATCTATCCAGGATTACGAAGAGAGTCAGCGGCTAATTTTGCGGCTGGATGCAGACAGGATGGTCTGGGTAGACTCAACAGAACGTTGGCGCCTCGAAGGCGTAACCGAACGTCATTTTGGCAAAAACGGCTGGCCGGCGCAACGTGAAATAGACTACCTGGACACCACGCTTACCGTTTTTCCAAGAGATTTTGCGCGAACGCAACGAGAAGTTGAATCGATGACGGTACCGGATGCACGCGAATATATAGATTCTCTTTTGCGCTCAGGTGCAAACAGCACCGGGAGAACCCAGGTGGCGTATTTCAACAAATTTGCGTATCCGCTAGCTAACCTGATTGTGGTACTCATCGCGGTACCGCTCGCTTCAGTTCGCCGGCGAGGTGGACAGGCCATACAAATGGGCATCGGCCTGTTGGTCTCATTTTTCTATCTGGCAACCATAAAACTGGTTGAACCTTTTGGGTACGAAGAAACACTCTCACCCGCTATGGCAGCATGGCTCCCCCATGCCCTATTCCTGATCCTGGGCATCTTCTTACTGATCAGAGCAAAGAAATAA
- a CDS encoding ABC transporter ATP-binding protein: MPRVQEEAGVTLQNITKQFGQLLAVNDVSLDIQPGEFFSLLGPSGCGKTTLLRMIAGFEQPDKGNISIAGTDITYASPQQRPTAMVFQNYALFPTMTVEENVAYGLKVRKTPESARMQRVAEALKRVDLAGYGPKPVTQLSGGQQQRVALARALAVQPAVLLFDEPLSNLDVALREQTRRELTLLQRELGTTSVYVTHDQQEALALSDRIAVMRAGRLIQVGRPEDLYRMPETAFVARFLGGSNIIEEPALATEMAGTPPPADNMVLAVRPEHLVFSDDGVTVRIKSRQFLGASVEWWLEGGEGTSVRAWVNPDTAYEDGKKIKALQFRWVLAE, from the coding sequence ATGCCCCGGGTACAGGAGGAAGCAGGCGTTACGCTGCAAAATATCACCAAGCAGTTTGGACAATTGTTGGCGGTTAACGATGTAAGTCTGGATATACAGCCCGGTGAATTCTTTTCGTTGTTAGGGCCAAGTGGTTGTGGGAAAACTACACTGCTTCGCATGATTGCCGGCTTTGAACAGCCCGATAAAGGTAACATCAGCATTGCCGGTACTGATATCACCTATGCGTCTCCTCAGCAACGGCCTACGGCGATGGTGTTTCAGAATTATGCGCTTTTTCCAACCATGACAGTTGAGGAGAATGTTGCTTATGGACTCAAAGTCCGTAAAACCCCTGAGTCAGCGCGTATGCAGCGTGTAGCGGAAGCGCTGAAGCGTGTTGATTTAGCTGGATACGGCCCCAAGCCGGTTACGCAGTTGTCGGGTGGGCAGCAGCAGCGTGTGGCACTAGCGCGTGCGCTGGCAGTACAGCCGGCGGTATTGTTATTCGACGAACCCCTGTCGAACCTCGATGTGGCACTGCGTGAGCAAACCCGCCGTGAACTCACCTTGTTACAGCGCGAATTGGGCACTACAAGTGTTTACGTCACGCACGACCAGCAAGAGGCCCTGGCGCTTTCAGATCGCATTGCAGTCATGCGTGCTGGCAGGCTCATCCAGGTAGGACGCCCGGAGGACCTGTACAGAATGCCTGAGACCGCATTTGTTGCCCGATTCCTGGGGGGGAGTAACATCATTGAAGAGCCGGCGCTTGCCACCGAAATGGCCGGTACACCACCTCCCGCAGACAACATGGTACTCGCTGTGCGGCCAGAACACCTGGTGTTTAGTGATGATGGCGTGACGGTCAGGATAAAGTCGCGCCAGTTTCTGGGCGCTTCCGTCGAATGGTGGCTCGAAGGCGGGGAGGGGACCTCGGTGCGTGCCTGGGTGAATCCGGATACCGCGTATGAGGACGGGAAGAAAATAAAGGCGCTACAATTTCGCTGGGTGCTTGCGGAATAG
- a CDS encoding DUF6265 family protein, with translation MKAIACLTLLALLLLHAPTAAAQSQKTAHTLNLDKDSTSPAASINQIAWIAGHWNGEAFGGQIEEIWSAPAGGAMMGMFRLIQGDEVGFYELMTLLEEAGSLAFRLKHFNKDLTGWEEKDETVTMPLVALDENIAFFDGITFQRVDDKTLQVYLASENKTGGFDELTFTYKHK, from the coding sequence ATGAAAGCTATTGCCTGTCTGACGTTGCTTGCCCTGCTCTTGCTACACGCACCAACAGCAGCTGCACAATCGCAGAAAACAGCACACACCCTTAATCTCGACAAAGACTCAACGTCACCAGCAGCATCTATCAATCAAATTGCATGGATCGCCGGGCACTGGAACGGGGAAGCTTTCGGAGGCCAGATCGAAGAAATCTGGAGCGCACCCGCCGGCGGCGCAATGATGGGGATGTTCAGACTGATCCAGGGGGATGAAGTAGGATTTTACGAATTGATGACGCTGTTGGAAGAAGCTGGGAGCCTCGCGTTCCGGTTGAAGCATTTCAACAAAGACTTGACGGGCTGGGAAGAGAAAGATGAAACCGTTACAATGCCGCTGGTTGCGCTGGATGAAAACATTGCCTTCTTCGACGGCATTACCTTTCAGCGTGTTGACGATAAAACGCTACAAGTATACCTTGCATCTGAAAACAAAACAGGCGGATTTGACGAACTAACCTTTACCTACAAACACAAATAG
- a CDS encoding GNAT family N-acetyltransferase — protein MEVLTPASARKDKIGPLVFKEGLEGLTPSRILTLYRRAPLLRPVSDPKKVWHMFEQSSLVLTAWHERQLVGIARVLTDGMLNSYLCDLAVEPDVQGLGVGRALLDQVFENCKGTELLLRDSDLSTGYYAHLGFKRVSNAWFRLCR, from the coding sequence ATGGAAGTTTTGACCCCAGCTAGCGCCCGTAAAGATAAAATCGGGCCACTTGTTTTTAAAGAAGGACTGGAAGGCTTAACCCCTTCGCGGATTCTTACCCTCTACAGACGCGCGCCACTTCTTCGGCCCGTGAGCGATCCTAAAAAAGTGTGGCACATGTTCGAGCAATCGTCGCTGGTGCTAACTGCCTGGCATGAGCGCCAGCTTGTTGGTATAGCGCGGGTGCTAACAGATGGAATGCTGAATAGCTATCTGTGTGATCTGGCTGTTGAACCTGATGTGCAGGGCCTCGGTGTAGGGCGGGCGTTACTCGACCAGGTATTCGAGAATTGCAAAGGAACGGAGCTGTTACTGCGCGATTCAGATCTGTCAACGGGCTATTACGCCCATCTTGGCTTTAAGCGGGTATCAAACGCTTGGTTTCGGCTTTGTCGTTGA
- the lon gene encoding endopeptidase La: MIDPDLYMLIEDDPEQSIPLPTAEEEEEMSTSSIPDSLPILALRNTVLFPGVVLPITVGRDASLKLVKDAFGDDSLIGVIAQKSSDVEDPTPEDLYEFGTAASILKLIKMPDGSKSIVIQGKRRFRTHAYTQTDPYFKANVEPITEEKSPDQIELDALIRSIKELAIQIVNLSPNLPSEAAYAIQNIDSPTFLIHFIASNLQVEVDDKQVLLETIPIADRAELVLQHLNRELQVLQLSEEIRSKVKTDVDKQQREYLLRQQMKTIQEELGEAEGGEAEIGELRKRAKKKKLPEQVREALNKELDKLSRTNPASPDYAVTRNYVDWILDLPWNSYSKDDLDINRADVILNEDHYGLDRVKKRILEYLAVLKLKGDMKAPILCFHGPPGVGKTSLGKSIARALGREFVRMSLGGVRDEAEIRGHRRTYVGALPGRIIKALKRAGTSNPVIMLDEVDKLGSDFRGDPSSALLEVLDPEQNNAFNDHYLELDYDLSKTLFIATANYLDMIPSPLRDRMELIEITGYTQEEKLAIARHYLVPRQVENNGLKPEQFSIKDDALNLITDGYTRESGVRQLERMIGAVARGVAKKVATEEIESATIGTSDIKEYLNARKFFSDTAQRTEVPGVATGLAWTPVGGDILFIEASILRGTGRLILTGQLGDVMKESAQAAFSYVKAHYQALNIPYDAFRYWDVHVHIPAGSVPKDGPSAGVTLLSALVSIYTQRRVKHTIAMTGEITLRGLVLPVGGIKEKVLAAKRAGIKKVLLPEKNKKDIEEIDKSVLKGLKINYVKRMNEVLDEVLLLEADTDPVALFKIPENEKPARDAVNGNGSSMLSEEKVVTN, translated from the coding sequence ATGATTGATCCTGACCTGTACATGTTGATAGAGGATGACCCGGAACAGTCCATTCCGCTCCCCACAGCTGAAGAAGAAGAGGAAATGAGTACGTCCTCAATTCCAGATTCGCTTCCGATTCTGGCATTGAGAAATACAGTTCTGTTCCCAGGTGTTGTACTGCCAATTACAGTTGGCCGTGACGCCTCTCTTAAACTGGTCAAAGATGCGTTTGGTGATGATTCGCTGATTGGGGTTATTGCGCAAAAAAGTAGCGATGTAGAAGACCCTACCCCGGAAGACTTATATGAATTTGGCACCGCTGCGTCTATCCTCAAACTGATCAAAATGCCGGACGGCTCAAAGTCGATCGTTATTCAGGGAAAGCGCCGTTTCCGGACACACGCTTACACGCAGACAGACCCCTACTTCAAAGCGAATGTAGAGCCGATAACCGAAGAAAAGTCGCCCGATCAGATTGAACTCGATGCGCTGATTCGTTCCATCAAGGAATTGGCTATCCAAATTGTAAACCTGTCACCCAATCTCCCGAGCGAAGCTGCCTACGCCATCCAAAACATTGATTCCCCAACGTTCCTCATCCACTTTATCGCCTCCAATTTGCAGGTTGAAGTGGACGACAAACAGGTCTTGCTGGAAACCATCCCTATCGCAGATCGGGCTGAACTGGTCCTCCAGCATTTAAACCGGGAATTGCAGGTATTGCAGCTCTCCGAAGAAATTCGGTCAAAAGTTAAAACTGACGTAGACAAACAACAACGCGAATACCTGTTGCGTCAGCAAATGAAAACGATCCAGGAAGAACTTGGCGAAGCGGAAGGCGGCGAAGCTGAGATCGGAGAATTGCGCAAACGCGCGAAGAAAAAGAAATTACCCGAGCAGGTGCGCGAAGCCCTCAACAAAGAACTGGATAAACTCTCGCGCACCAATCCTGCTTCACCAGATTACGCGGTAACCCGTAATTATGTAGACTGGATTCTCGACCTGCCCTGGAATTCTTATTCCAAAGACGATCTCGACATCAACCGGGCAGATGTTATTCTCAACGAAGACCACTACGGTCTCGACCGCGTTAAGAAAAGAATCCTGGAATACCTCGCTGTATTGAAGCTCAAAGGCGACATGAAAGCGCCTATCCTCTGTTTCCACGGGCCTCCAGGTGTTGGAAAAACGAGCCTGGGCAAAAGCATTGCTCGTGCGCTTGGCCGTGAGTTTGTTCGCATGAGCCTGGGCGGCGTACGCGACGAAGCTGAAATCAGGGGACACCGACGTACCTACGTAGGCGCCCTTCCCGGTCGCATCATCAAAGCCTTGAAACGCGCCGGCACCTCAAATCCTGTTATCATGCTGGATGAGGTAGACAAACTTGGTTCTGACTTCCGTGGTGATCCGAGCAGTGCCCTGCTCGAAGTACTCGACCCGGAGCAGAACAACGCATTTAACGACCATTACCTGGAGCTCGACTACGACCTCTCGAAAACATTGTTCATCGCGACGGCCAACTACCTGGATATGATCCCCTCTCCGCTCCGCGACCGTATGGAGCTGATTGAAATCACGGGATACACCCAGGAAGAAAAGCTTGCCATCGCGCGGCACTACCTCGTTCCGCGCCAGGTAGAAAACAATGGCCTGAAGCCAGAGCAGTTTTCGATCAAAGACGACGCGTTGAACCTGATTACTGACGGCTATACGCGAGAATCCGGCGTTCGTCAGCTAGAACGCATGATTGGCGCGGTTGCGCGAGGCGTGGCTAAAAAAGTGGCTACAGAAGAAATTGAGTCGGCCACGATCGGGACTTCCGACATCAAAGAGTACCTGAACGCCCGGAAGTTCTTCTCGGACACCGCGCAGCGTACCGAAGTGCCTGGTGTAGCAACAGGCCTTGCCTGGACACCTGTTGGTGGTGATATCCTGTTTATTGAAGCCTCCATTCTCAGGGGGACCGGCCGGCTCATTCTTACAGGACAGCTTGGCGATGTCATGAAAGAATCTGCCCAGGCAGCGTTTTCTTACGTCAAAGCACACTATCAAGCACTCAATATTCCATACGATGCTTTCCGCTACTGGGATGTCCACGTGCACATTCCCGCTGGGTCCGTCCCTAAAGACGGCCCTTCAGCAGGCGTTACCCTGCTGTCAGCACTTGTATCGATATACACACAGCGGCGTGTTAAACACACCATTGCGATGACTGGCGAGATTACGCTGCGTGGCCTGGTGTTGCCGGTTGGCGGTATCAAAGAGAAGGTGCTTGCTGCCAAGCGCGCGGGCATCAAAAAGGTATTGTTGCCTGAAAAGAACAAAAAGGACATCGAAGAAATCGATAAGTCTGTTCTGAAAGGCCTGAAAATTAATTACGTCAAGCGCATGAATGAAGTGCTGGATGAAGTGCTCTTGTTAGAAGCAGACACAGATCCGGTTGCACTCTTCAAAATTCCTGAAAATGAAAAGCCGGCGCGCGATGCAGTTAACGGAAATGGCAGTAGCATGCTGAGCGAAGAGAAGGTGGTAACGAATTAA
- the sucC gene encoding ADP-forming succinate--CoA ligase subunit beta: MKLHEYQAKDVLAKYGVAVQPGIVAYTVEEAVAAAEKLKAEEGLDLFVVKAQIHAGGRGKGGGVKLARGIDEVREKAEAILGMTLVTHQTGPEGQLVRAVLIAAASDIAKEYYLGITLDRQANANVIMASTEGGVDIETVAEETPEKIQKVWIDPAVGLQAYQARQVAFGLGFEGNALKQATKFVSALYKAYEDTDCSIAEINPLVLTDQGDIIAVDAKVNLDENALYMHKDLEDLRDVHEEDPLEVEASEFGLNYIKLDGNVGCMVNGAGLAMATMDIIKIAGGEPANFLDVGGGANAQTVEAGFRIILKDPNVKAILINIFGGIVRCDRVANGVVEAAKKVEINVPLIVRLQGTNAEEGQKILDESDLEVQTAILLKEAAQKVTQALA; this comes from the coding sequence ATGAAACTGCACGAATATCAAGCAAAAGACGTACTGGCCAAATACGGGGTTGCGGTACAACCAGGTATTGTTGCCTATACGGTTGAGGAGGCTGTTGCAGCAGCTGAGAAGTTAAAGGCAGAAGAAGGCCTCGATCTGTTTGTTGTAAAAGCACAGATCCATGCCGGCGGCCGTGGGAAAGGAGGCGGTGTAAAGCTCGCTAGAGGTATTGACGAAGTACGCGAGAAAGCTGAAGCTATCCTCGGGATGACCCTGGTGACTCACCAGACCGGGCCGGAGGGCCAGTTGGTGCGCGCTGTGCTTATTGCTGCAGCCAGCGATATCGCAAAAGAATACTACCTCGGCATCACCCTTGATCGGCAGGCGAACGCCAATGTGATCATGGCCTCAACAGAAGGTGGTGTAGACATCGAGACCGTTGCAGAAGAAACGCCTGAGAAAATCCAGAAAGTGTGGATTGATCCGGCGGTTGGTTTGCAGGCATACCAGGCCCGCCAGGTCGCGTTTGGACTTGGTTTTGAAGGCAATGCCCTCAAGCAGGCAACAAAGTTCGTCAGCGCCCTCTACAAAGCGTATGAAGACACCGATTGTTCAATCGCTGAAATCAACCCGCTCGTGCTGACCGACCAGGGCGATATCATTGCAGTAGACGCCAAAGTCAATCTGGACGAAAATGCGCTCTACATGCATAAAGATCTTGAAGATCTGCGCGATGTGCATGAAGAAGATCCGCTCGAAGTTGAAGCCAGTGAGTTTGGCTTGAACTACATCAAGCTTGATGGCAATGTAGGATGTATGGTTAACGGTGCTGGACTGGCGATGGCAACCATGGACATCATTAAAATTGCCGGCGGTGAGCCTGCGAACTTCCTGGACGTAGGAGGCGGCGCCAACGCGCAAACCGTTGAGGCGGGCTTCCGCATCATCCTGAAAGATCCCAACGTAAAGGCCATCTTGATCAACATCTTTGGTGGGATTGTTCGTTGTGACCGCGTCGCGAACGGTGTTGTAGAAGCTGCCAAAAAAGTGGAGATCAACGTACCGTTGATTGTACGCCTGCAAGGCACCAATGCTGAAGAAGGACAAAAAATCCTCGATGAGAGCGACCTTGAAGTGCAGACAGCAATTCTGTTGAAAGAAGCTGCACAGAAAGTGACGCAAGCATTGGCCTAG
- a CDS encoding ATP-binding protein, which produces MAELQESAVPLATELLVATFTPGGQVTFRNEAWIKLLGQETAVWQDMTDGDREMASQYLVEAAAGTLVTNQIFFAHIENRDEPLPILLHFIPVAPDQSMDDEAACVTVTGEILAEPESWVLSQTQRNRIENVGRMTLGLIHEINNMLTNILGNFEVIEKSGMYPDEENELSAYMNTIRKAAHDGAAMTRSIKKYIRNEKSSAFELIDLSCLLQDCIAFTRPYWYNEPRRQGIHIESLVELSSVPRVMGAAVELKQVFINLITNAVQAMPRGGRLTFKTYKEGDQVVVAISDTGNGMSEKTKNRIFEPMFTTKGKQGTGLGLSLCYSIIQNHDAKMQVDSALGQGTTFFMRFKPQSSPETKVVQPAHVAEKKLAQILAVDDEPGVRNVLANLLTLQGHEVQVAASGHEALDHLNDAKVDIVFTDHGMPGMNGRQLAQAIKQSTPELPVVLITGDTDFEEKLEEVNAVIGKPFLLEDLQKVINELV; this is translated from the coding sequence ATGGCAGAGCTACAAGAATCCGCCGTGCCCCTGGCGACGGAACTCCTCGTTGCAACCTTCACCCCCGGTGGACAAGTCACGTTTCGAAACGAGGCATGGATAAAATTACTCGGACAAGAAACTGCGGTTTGGCAAGACATGACCGACGGAGACCGGGAAATGGCCAGTCAATACCTGGTAGAAGCGGCAGCCGGCACCCTGGTCACAAATCAGATTTTCTTCGCCCATATCGAAAACAGGGATGAACCCCTCCCTATTCTGCTACACTTCATACCCGTCGCGCCAGACCAGTCGATGGATGATGAAGCGGCCTGTGTTACGGTTACTGGTGAAATACTCGCTGAACCAGAAAGCTGGGTCCTTAGCCAAACCCAGCGCAACCGCATTGAAAATGTCGGCCGGATGACGCTCGGACTGATTCATGAAATCAACAACATGCTTACCAACATCCTGGGTAATTTCGAGGTAATCGAAAAATCAGGTATGTATCCGGATGAGGAGAATGAGCTTTCTGCTTACATGAATACGATCCGTAAAGCTGCACACGACGGCGCAGCCATGACACGGAGTATCAAGAAGTACATTCGCAACGAAAAGTCATCTGCATTCGAACTGATTGACTTGTCTTGCCTCCTGCAAGACTGCATTGCCTTTACCCGGCCTTACTGGTACAATGAACCGCGCCGGCAAGGTATTCACATTGAGTCGCTGGTAGAGCTCTCCTCAGTGCCGCGCGTTATGGGAGCTGCTGTGGAATTGAAACAGGTTTTTATCAACCTGATTACCAATGCCGTGCAGGCCATGCCGCGCGGAGGCCGGCTTACCTTCAAAACTTACAAAGAAGGAGACCAGGTCGTAGTAGCCATCTCCGATACAGGCAACGGCATGTCTGAAAAGACCAAGAACCGGATTTTTGAGCCTATGTTTACCACAAAAGGCAAGCAAGGCACCGGGCTCGGCCTGTCCTTATGCTACAGCATTATCCAAAATCACGATGCAAAAATGCAGGTCGACTCTGCATTGGGACAAGGCACAACGTTTTTTATGCGCTTCAAGCCACAATCTTCACCTGAAACGAAAGTGGTACAGCCGGCACACGTAGCTGAGAAGAAGCTTGCGCAGATCCTTGCAGTTGATGACGAACCAGGTGTTCGGAATGTATTGGCAAACCTGCTAACGCTCCAGGGCCACGAGGTCCAGGTTGCAGCATCGGGGCATGAAGCCCTCGATCACCTGAATGACGCAAAAGTTGACATCGTTTTTACGGATCATGGCATGCCTGGAATGAATGGCCGGCAACTGGCACAGGCAATAAAACAGTCAACTCCTGAATTACCCGTTGTCTTGATTACAGGAGATACCGACTTTGAAGAGAAACTGGAAGAAGTAAACGCTGTCATCGGCAAACCCTTTTTGCTAGAAGACCTGCAAAAAGTCATAAACGAGTTGGTTTAG
- a CDS encoding DUF3467 domain-containing protein: protein MSEPQDPNRPGQQQLNIELSEEIAEGVYSNLVMIAHSAEEFILDFIRVVPGVAKAKVKTRIIISPSHAKRLLAALADNVKRYEAANGTITATSQPGQGVQFGGPSGEA, encoded by the coding sequence ATGAGTGAGCCGCAGGATCCAAACAGACCTGGTCAGCAACAATTAAATATTGAGCTGAGCGAGGAAATTGCAGAGGGGGTGTATTCCAATCTTGTTATGATTGCGCATTCCGCCGAAGAATTTATCCTCGACTTTATCCGGGTTGTGCCTGGTGTTGCAAAAGCAAAAGTGAAGACCCGTATCATCATTTCCCCATCACATGCAAAACGTCTGTTGGCTGCGCTTGCTGATAACGTAAAACGATACGAAGCCGCAAACGGTACGATCACCGCTACCAGCCAGCCTGGTCAGGGAGTGCAGTTTGGTGGGCCTTCAGGTGAAGCCTAG
- a CDS encoding cystathionine beta-synthase, which produces MWYDNILGTIGNTPLVKINKLAEDFPCTVLAKVELFNPGGSVKDRIGVSMIAQAEADGLLKPGGTIIEGTSGNTGAGLALVAIAKGYRCIFTTTDKQSKEKIDVLQAFGAEVIVCPTNVEPDDPRSYYSVARRLAEEIPNSVYLNQYDNPSNAIAHYETTGPELWAQTEGKITHYFAGAGTGGTISGTAKYLKEQNSDVRVVGIDPYGSVYYKYFHTGEFDHDEIYPYITEGVGEDILAKNMDFGIVDDYVRVTDKASMIMTRRLAREEGMFVGQSCGMAMAGMLKWMEAHRDSLTKDDVVVVVLPDSGFRYLSKTYNDNWMQNNGFLERNTPLTVQQVMSLRNREDVMVTVEPAHTLGDAISQMTEYGISQIPVMAGEEIVGSLTETSILNRLIEQPEARNEQVSQIMGEPFPVVGRSLHIDDLSSYLDKASGAVLVKRDDASYEIITKSDLIRALAATGKTSNHKSNGQ; this is translated from the coding sequence ATGTGGTACGACAATATTCTGGGGACAATCGGCAATACGCCGCTTGTTAAAATAAACAAGCTCGCTGAGGATTTTCCCTGCACAGTGCTTGCAAAAGTAGAGCTCTTCAATCCGGGCGGGTCCGTAAAGGATCGCATTGGTGTTTCCATGATTGCGCAGGCTGAAGCTGATGGCTTGCTCAAGCCGGGCGGGACCATCATTGAGGGTACAAGCGGAAATACGGGCGCCGGCTTGGCGCTGGTAGCCATTGCGAAAGGCTATCGCTGTATTTTTACGACAACAGACAAGCAGAGCAAAGAAAAAATTGACGTGCTTCAGGCTTTTGGCGCTGAGGTAATTGTGTGTCCGACCAACGTCGAACCAGATGATCCGCGTTCCTACTACTCCGTAGCGCGCCGGCTCGCCGAAGAGATTCCCAACTCGGTTTATCTGAATCAGTACGATAATCCTTCAAATGCCATAGCGCATTATGAGACAACGGGCCCCGAGTTGTGGGCGCAAACAGAAGGTAAAATCACGCACTATTTTGCCGGTGCCGGTACTGGGGGGACGATTTCCGGTACGGCCAAGTATTTGAAAGAGCAAAATAGCGATGTGCGGGTGGTTGGCATTGATCCCTATGGTTCGGTGTACTACAAGTATTTCCATACGGGTGAGTTTGATCACGATGAAATCTATCCGTACATCACGGAAGGGGTAGGGGAAGATATCCTGGCAAAGAACATGGACTTTGGCATTGTCGACGACTACGTTCGTGTTACGGATAAAGCGTCGATGATCATGACGCGCCGGCTTGCGCGGGAAGAAGGGATGTTTGTTGGTCAGTCTTGCGGCATGGCTATGGCAGGTATGCTCAAGTGGATGGAAGCCCACCGCGATAGCCTGACCAAAGACGATGTTGTTGTTGTTGTCTTGCCAGATTCAGGGTTTCGATACCTGTCGAAAACCTACAACGACAACTGGATGCAGAACAATGGCTTTCTCGAGCGCAATACACCGCTGACCGTACAACAAGTGATGTCGCTGCGTAATCGGGAAGACGTGATGGTTACTGTTGAGCCGGCCCATACGCTGGGTGATGCAATTTCTCAGATGACCGAATACGGTATCTCTCAGATCCCCGTTATGGCAGGAGAAGAAATTGTAGGGAGCCTGACTGAAACCAGTATTTTGAACCGACTGATTGAACAACCAGAGGCGCGGAACGAGCAGGTGTCTCAGATAATGGGGGAGCCATTCCCTGTTGTAGGGCGTTCACTGCACATTGACGACCTTTCCTCGTATCTTGACAAGGCCTCCGGCGCCGTGCTAGTAAAAAGAGACGACGCCTCCTACGAGATTATCACAAAAAGTGACTTGATCAGGGCCCTCGCGGCGACAGGCAAAACATCCAACCACAAATCAAACGGGCAATAG